The Roseofilum capinflatum BLCC-M114 DNA segment TTATGATAACTACTGTTCTTAGTTCTAATCATAGTAGCATTAAATTACATTTATTTTGTTTACTTACTTAACAATCTTAAAATCAAGCTTTACAAATCCCCTAACTTCTTTTGGATAAGGAACTATCTTATTTATATCACAAGCCCTAACATTAATTGTTAATAAATCTAAGAAATCTTTATATATTTCATCAGCACGAATATATAAACCCATTCGGTAACTTCCTTCGATTAAATAAAACGATTTTATTTTAATAGTTGTTTGATTAATTTCTGATACTATGTATTTAGTATCAGGTTGTCTAAGATCTAAAATTGCTACCCTAGTCCCTAAACATGAGTAGATAAGTACAGCAACTTCTTCTATTTGAGTCAGTTCAACTGCTTCAAATACTAACTTAATTTCTAATTCTGATCCACTGACGACAGGATTAGGCGAACAACTTAATTGTTTAAGAAATAAGTTTTTGCCCAATTTAACACGGTTATTTTCGTTGATCTCCATTTTATCTTGATAAAGCATCATATATCGTTCAATGTTATTTCCGACGGAACCTTTCCCAATAACTTGGCCAGAACTTAAATGTAAAGCACTAGTACATAACCCAGAAATTGCTGCCATATTATGACTAACAAATATTACCGTTCTGCCTTCTTTTTGAGCTACATCTTCCATTTTCCCTAAACATTTCTCCTGGAACTGCAAATCACCGACTGCAAGGACTTCATCAACAATTAGAATTTCTGGTTCCAAATGTGCAGCAACTGAGAATGCTAACCTGACATACATTCCAGATGAGTAACGCTTCACTGGGGTATCTAGAAACTTTTCAACTTCTGCAAAAGCTACAATTTCATCAAACTTTTTCTTAATCTCTACCTTACTCATCCCTAAAATTGCGCCATTGAGGTAGATATTTTCTCTGCCCGTAAGCTCTGGATGAAAGCCAGTACCAACTTCTAATAAACTGGCAACTCTACCTTTAATATTAATTCTACCTGTTGTTGGTTCAGTGATACGGCTTAAAATTTTTAGTAAAGTTGATTTTCCTGCACCATTCCGACCAATTATACCAACTCGATCGCCTCTATTAATCTCAAACGAGACATCTTTCAAAGCCCAGAAATCCTCCCGTGAGGGGCTTTCCAGCTTTTGAACTCCTCCTTTTACTAGAGTACGTCCCAAAGATTTAACGCCGTTGGTAATTACATCTCTCAGAGCAGCATAGGGTTCTTGTTGCTGATGACGAATTAAGTATTTTTTACCTAAGTTCTCAACTCGGATTATCGGTTCAGACACGCTTGTAAATCCCTCCTTTATTAAATATTAAATTACATCAGCAAAAGTTACGTTCCATCTTGCGGAAATACCAGACACCGCCTATACACAGGTATCCTACTAAAATTACGGACAATACGAAGCCAGGTAGGTAAAGTTGAGCATTGCCTAAGATAGCCCAGCGAAATCCGTAGACTATAGTAAAAACAACCATGGTTAAAAAGGGTCGAATTAAGGCCCAAGAAACACCGATCGCCGTTTGCTTGTACCGAACCAGGATATCTCGCCATGCCAAGAAGTAGAATAACTCGCGGTAGCGCCACAGGTTTTTCCAATATTCCCGCTCTGTCCTTCCGACTTCTATTACAATTTCCGTTTGACTGGAATAACTCATATGATCGCCTATGACTCTAGAAAAAGAAAACGCTAACCTGGGAAGATATCAATAACTATTAACCGTAGACCTTAGCACAACTTGAGGAAAATTTCCAAACTGTGTAATCCGGTTACATCTGCTTGCCATCTGTATACAGTGGTGGAACCTCCATTTCCAGATTACCCTCAAAAAAAGTTGATCTTAACTTCTAATACTGATCCGGATTACCCCTTTTACCATTTACAATACGTTCGCCATTTTCCCGTAGGTTGGGTTGAACGAAGTGAAACCAAACGCATTCGTTGGGTTTCGTTCCTCAACCCAACCTACGAATCAAGGCATTTTTGGTTTTGGCGAAGGTATTGCATTTATAAATGCTTTGCCCTGACAATCAGTCGCGGGAGAAATACCCACAACACTAATCTCTGGGTGAGCGTTAAGCATGATGGATGGCATCATGGGAGTGGGAGAAGCCCTACCTTTTCCATGGGAGGCAAAAGCCAGACAACTGGAGTGATTGTAGCAGCTTTGGAGCAAATTGTACCGATTCTCCAAATACTAAAGGTGAAACTGGGCAGTCCCGATTGAAGCCAATCGTGCGTGCGATCACCCAGATCCAAACCCTCACCGGACTTCCCTATACCGACTCCATCCGCTATAATACTGATGGACTCCTAGATGGCGTTCCATAACTCAACATCTGGATGATTAATCCTTCATTGTTCCCAAGGCCAATTTTATCTCTCTTCTGTTAAACTGGGAAATTCTGACGAATTTCCGCCATTACAGCCCGCGATCACGAACGAAAGAATCAGGGTTTCACCCCCCTTTTTCCGAAAGTGATAGAAGAGGGATATTCTAGGAGCTATCCTGTTCACCCTCTGTGCTTTTGGCTATTGGACAAACAAACTCTCCAATATCATCACTCGTAATTCATTTTATCTTACAGTCTTGGTTTATTAGCTGCAATGAAGAACTTCTTTTCTCAGATTTATCAAAGATGGTTGAAGTCGAGAATTCGCATTTATACTT contains these protein-coding regions:
- a CDS encoding ABC transporter ATP-binding protein — encoded protein: MSEPIIRVENLGKKYLIRHQQQEPYAALRDVITNGVKSLGRTLVKGGVQKLESPSREDFWALKDVSFEINRGDRVGIIGRNGAGKSTLLKILSRITEPTTGRINIKGRVASLLEVGTGFHPELTGRENIYLNGAILGMSKVEIKKKFDEIVAFAEVEKFLDTPVKRYSSGMYVRLAFSVAAHLEPEILIVDEVLAVGDLQFQEKCLGKMEDVAQKEGRTVIFVSHNMAAISGLCTSALHLSSGQVIGKGSVGNNIERYMMLYQDKMEINENNRVKLGKNLFLKQLSCSPNPVVSGSELEIKLVFEAVELTQIEEVAVLIYSCLGTRVAILDLRQPDTKYIVSEINQTTIKIKSFYLIEGSYRMGLYIRADEIYKDFLDLLTINVRACDINKIVPYPKEVRGFVKLDFKIVK